CCCCAACTCATTTAGCAGCCCCAGaactttctgattttaattttaatgaaactttTAAGTACATAAATAACCACTCTTTCCCGCCCTGGGTCCAGGAATTATCTGCTTTCCAACGGGGCACCTGGGTGGGAGCCTTCCAAGAACTTCAGCTCAACGGTTCCCAGCAAGGGTTCGCTGAGTCTCTGTCCTAGGAGGTCTGAGCTGGGTATGCTGTGCGGACGCAGACACTGCGGGAAGGAAACAGGAGTCCCGCGAGGCCAAACCTTCGGGCAGCAGCCCAGGCCGCCGTGCTCACCCCAGGCGGTCTCATGGCACGGGCCTCTCGAAACTGTGGGCAAGAAAGGGTCCTGGTGAGAACTAGGCTCAGAAGAAGAGCGGGGGCGGCGCCGCCTCGGGGGGAGTGGACCAGGCTGGGGCCGCAAGGGCGGCGTCCGGAGCCGCGTGGGCGGCTTCGCCGTGAATGAGCTGGTGCCGCACCAGGTGGGTCTTGCGGCTGAAGCTCTTTCCGCACTGCGGGCAAGAGAAGGGGCGGGAGCCTGTGTGGATCGCCTGGTGGCGGACTAGGTTGGTTTTGGAGCTGAAGCTGCGGGCGCAGACGGCGCAGGCGTGGGGGCGGCTGCCAGTGTGCACCGCCTGGTGGCGGCCCAGGTGCGACTTGCGGCTGAAGCGGCGGCCGCACTGAGCGCAGGCGAAAGGCCTGGCGCCGCTGTGGGCCCTAGAGTGGGCGACCAGATTGGGCCGCGAGCCGAAGCGGCGGTCACACTGCGTGCAGGCGAAGGGCCGTTCGCCCGTGTGCACGCGCCGGTGCCGCGCCAGGTGCTGCCCATGGGCGAAGCCGCGCCCGCAGTCCGGACAGAAGAAGGACCGCTCGCCCGAGGGGGCGCGCTGGGGCGCCACAGGATCGGATCCTGGGCCGCAGCCCGGTCCGCCAGGCGCGCTGGCCAGGGGCTCGGGGGCGGGGGCATCCACGGTGGCGCCCAGTGCGCACTCATCGCACCCAAAGGGGCGACCATCGCTGCGGTGCAGACACTGGTGCGTGGCGAGGTTCTTTTTCCAGCCGAAGCTCAAGCCGCAGTCGGAGCAGGCGAAAGGCTTTGGCCCGGGAGGGGATGGGGTCGGGGACGGGGCAGTGGAATGAGGAGAAGCGGACGAGTCGGGAGAGGGCCTGGCCGGGCCGGCCGCCTGGTGCACCCTTTGGTGCCGCACCAAGTGCTGCTTGTGCGTGAAGCTGCGTGCGCACTGTGCGCACTGGTAGGGCCTCTCGCCCGTATGGATGCGCTGGTGCCGAATCAAGTGCGTCTTCTTGCGAAAGCGCTTCTCGCATTCCGTGCAGGGGAAGGGCCGCTCGCCGGTGTGGGTCTTTTGGTGCGATCCCAGATGGATCTTCTGGCTGAAGCGCTTGCCGCACTCCGCGCACGGGTAGGGCCGCTCGCCCGTGTGCGTGCGCAGGTGGCGGGTCAGATGGGCCTTCTTGCTGAAGCGCTTGTCGCACTGGGAGCACGGGAAAGGCCGCTCGCCGCGGTGGCTACGCTGATGCAGCAGCATGTGGGCGCGCTGCGTGAAGCTGCGGCCGCAGTCCGGGCAGGCGCAGGGGCCCTCGCCCCGGTGCAGCCGCTGGTGCAGTCGCAACGTCAGCTGGTCCCGGAAGCGCCGCTCACACTCCCCGCAGCCGTAGGGCTTCTCCGGCGTCGGACCCCACCCAGACAGCGCGAGCCCACTCAGTGCCCCCGGGGCCCCTGGCTCCAGTTTGTAAGCGGCAGCCAGATGCCCCAGGTCAGGCGGGGGAAAGGGGCTGGGAAGTAACGATGGATGCTGGGGCCATTCGacctcctcttctgcctcctgaTCTTCGTCCTCCACCTTCACCTTCCGAATCATCCACTCCTCTCCTGGAAAGTCAAAACAAGAATTGTCTATTGAGCTCCACGTGCGGCAACGTTTATTTAACCACAGGATCTCTACTTCCTGGAGCCCTGCGGTCTGGCTCTGCTCTCCACTCTACCTAACGCTTCCTGGGAGTGACCAAATCCTCAGCTCTTCTCAGGCCTCCTCCTGCACTCTCGGAAACCTGTGATGCGTGTGAACACCACACCCCTCCCAGGGGCTTCTTCCCCGGCCTGGATGTGCCCAGGAGCCCTCCGGCACCCCTGAAGAGGAAGGTTGCCCAAGCTTCAGTCCTCCTGCTTCGCTCCAGGTTCACATCCCTTTGGTGGCTGGCCCAGATCTTCCTGCTCCAGCAGTGCCTTTCTGGGACCTCAGTCTCCATCTCTGGTCCAGCAGCTCTCCTTGGTACTGCAAACTGGCCGCGGCTCAGCAGCTTTCTCACCACACACCTGAGCTTCCCAAACTGAGCCCTGGCTGACTTTAACCTTAGGACTAGAGCCTCCTTCCCTGGTGGCCTTGAAAACTTGATCTTTGACATCTCACCTGGGCTGCTTCTCTTGCTCTCtaacctcctcccccagcccaccttaCCTCTAGTGGCCACGGAACCAGGGTGCCCTCGTATTCCTGCTACTCCCTTACAGCCTGAGGGGAAGTCCCATTTAGGAAGACAATGATGGAGTTTACAGGGTCTGGGTAACTAGTGAACACTGGCTCTGGAGAAACAGGGATGGCCGTCTGGGGGAGCCTTAGCCTAAGGGCAGGTCGCTGGGGGTTCCGCTGGATTGTTGCCCCTGTCGGGTGCTGCAATGGTCCAGCCAAGAGGAAGGAGCCCGGGGTCCAGATGGGAGGGTCCAACTTAGGTTCTCCTCTGTCACTAACTAGGAGTGTGACTTTGGTtcagtcacttaacctctttgagttACGTTTCTTAGTCCGCTAAGAAAGTTTGCCCTTTGTGTAAGAGTTGGACCTAGTTTAAAGCTCCTACGCCTGTGCTGCATCATCAGCTCCTGGGGAACTTTGAGAAAATGCACAAATGGGGGCAAGGCCCACGAATGTGTTCTCATCTTTAAAGCTCCCAAAGTGATTCTCATTTGTGAATCATTTAACCAGATAATTTGGGTTCCTGTCTGGCCTGAGCCTTGATTCCATCGCACGTGGACTTCCACAATCAGAGGTACTCCCAGTTTCTTCTATCAGTCCATTGACTCCAGACCCCTGTCTACTTATCATACTGTGATACAGCTTTCACCTTCATTGTGGCACTTTTACTTTTCTACTCAAGAACCATCAATagctcctatttatttatttttaattgagtcagggtcttgctctgtctcccaggctggagtgcaatggaatgataatgactcattgcaacctcaaacacctgggctcaagtgattctcttacctcagcctcccaagcagctgtgactatgggtgtgcaccaccatgcccagctaatatttcttattttttcagagatggggtctcgctgtgttgcccaggctggtcttgaaatcctggcctcaagcagttctcccaccccagcttcctgagtcactgggattacaggcatgagccacagtgcccagcccagcaccctattatttgaagataaaacAGGTTCTAGCTGCATCTGAAGCTCACCCCACCCTAGTCCAACTTTCTTTCTCCCATTCAGCCAAGCTGctctcttccccttcctgctTCAAGATCTTCTCAGCCTAGAACGTcttcccatcctccaccccacccctttCAGAACTGAAATCTACACCTTTCTTAAAATGCAGCACAAATTAATGTTTTTTGACAAATTCCCAATGCATGCGGATCTTTTGGCATAAACTCCTATAGCACTTACTGTTAACACTTTTGTGCTTATTTGTGACGCCTTTATACTgttcttttaattctttgttcTAGCTCATATTAAGGTCATCTCAACCAGATTTTATCTTCTGAGGTATGGACATTTTGTGTTCCATTTCTTTTGTGTCTAATAAGAAAGGTGTCTTTATGTGTCTGATAAAAACGGGGACTGCCGCCACTTATCGAGGACCAACTGTAGATGAAGTGTTGGACACACACTGTCACAAACCTTCACAAACCGAAGCTCCTGGAGGCAAGGTGGCCTATCCAAGGGCACTCAGCTAGTAAATGCAGAACAAAGATTCAAACCAGGTCCAGGTAACTCTACAGTTCATCTCTTTCCACTGTACTTAACACAGCCTGTatgtagtaggcactcaataaatccTTGCT
This DNA window, taken from Pongo pygmaeus isolate AG05252 chromosome 6, NHGRI_mPonPyg2-v2.0_pri, whole genome shotgun sequence, encodes the following:
- the LOC129040108 gene encoding zinc finger protein 467 isoform X3, translating into MAPQSEPREGSHNAQEQMSSSREERALGVCSGHEAPTPEEGAHTEQAEAPCRGQACTAQKAQPVGACPGEEWMIRKVKVEDEDQEAEEEVEWPQHPSLLPSPFPPPDLGHLAAAYKLEPGAPGALSGLALSGWGPTPEKPYGCGECERRFRDQLTLRLHQRLHRGEGPCACPDCGRSFTQRAHMLLHQRSHRGERPFPCSQCDKRFSKKAHLTRHLRTHTGERPYPCAECGKRFSQKIHLGSHQKTHTGERPFPCTECEKRFRKKTHLIRHQRIHTGERPYQCAQCARSFTHKQHLVRHQRVHQAAGPARPSPDSSASPHSTAPSPTPSPPGPKPFACSDCGLSFGWKKNLATHQCLHRSDGRPFGCDECALGATVDAPAPEPLASAPGGPGCGPGSDPVAPQRAPSGERSFFCPDCGRGFAHGQHLARHRRVHTGERPFACTQCDRRFGSRPNLVAHSRAHSGARPFACAQCGRRFSRKSHLGRHQAVHTGSRPHACAVCARSFSSKTNLVRHQAIHTGSRPFSCPQCGKSFSRKTHLVRHQLIHGEAAHAAPDAALAAPAWSTPPEAAPPPLFF
- the LOC129040108 gene encoding zinc finger protein 467 isoform X1, translating into MRETLEALSSLGFSVGQPEMAPQSEPREGSHNAQEQMSSSREERALGVCSGHEAPTPEEGAHTEQAEAPCRGQACTAQKAQPVGACPGEEWMIRKVKVEDEDQEAEEEVEWPQHPSLLPSPFPPPDLGHLAAAYKLEPGAPGALSGLALSGWGPTPEKPYGCGECERRFRDQLTLRLHQRLHRGEGPCACPDCGRSFTQRAHMLLHQRSHRGERPFPCSQCDKRFSKKAHLTRHLRTHTGERPYPCAECGKRFSQKIHLGSHQKTHTGERPFPCTECEKRFRKKTHLIRHQRIHTGERPYQCAQCARSFTHKQHLVRHQRVHQAAGPARPSPDSSASPHSTAPSPTPSPPGPKPFACSDCGLSFGWKKNLATHQCLHRSDGRPFGCDECALGATVDAPAPEPLASAPGGPGCGPGSDPVAPQRAPSGERSFFCPDCGRGFAHGQHLARHRRVHTGERPFACTQCDRRFGSRPNLVAHSRAHSGARPFACAQCGRRFSRKSHLGRHQAVHTGSRPHACAVCARSFSSKTNLVRHQAIHTGSRPFSCPQCGKSFSRKTHLVRHQLIHGEAAHAAPDAALAAPAWSTPPEAAPPPLFF
- the LOC129040108 gene encoding zinc finger protein 467 isoform X2 is translated as MKFPTPHPGLPPSSLSPENRIFPALSQGLWPDPQEELLWVTMRETLEALSSLGFSVGQPEMAPQSEPREGSHNAQEQMSSSREERALGVCSGHEAPTPEEGAHTEQAEAPCRGQACTAQKAQPVGACPGEEWMIRKVKVEDEDQEAEEEVEWPQHPSLLPSPFPPPDLGHLAAAYKLEPGAPGALSGLALSGWGPTPEKPYGCGECERRFRDQLTLRLHQRLHRGEGPCACPDCGRSFTQRAHMLLHQRSHRGERPFPCSQCDKRFSKKAHLTRHLRTHTGERPYPCAECGKRFSQKIHLGSHQKTHTGERPFPCTECEKRFRKKTHLIRHQRIHTGERPYQCAQCARSFTHKQHLVRHQRVHQAAGPARPSPDSSASPHSTAPSPTPSPPGPKPFACSDCGLSFGWKKNLATHQCLHRSDGRPFGCDECALGATVDAPAPEPLASAPGGPGCGPGSDPVAPQRAPSGERSFFCPDCGRGFAHGQHLARHRRVHTGERPFACTQCDRRFGSRPNLVAHSRAHSGARPFACAQCGRRFSRKSHLGRHQAVHTGSRPHACAVCARSFSSKTNLVRHQAIHTGSRPFSCPQCGKSFSRKTHLVRHQLIHGEAAHAAPDAALAAPAWSTPPEAAPPPLFF
- the LOC129040108 gene encoding zinc finger protein 467 isoform X4; the protein is MIRKVKVEDEDQEAEEEVEWPQHPSLLPSPFPPPDLGHLAAAYKLEPGAPGALSGLALSGWGPTPEKPYGCGECERRFRDQLTLRLHQRLHRGEGPCACPDCGRSFTQRAHMLLHQRSHRGERPFPCSQCDKRFSKKAHLTRHLRTHTGERPYPCAECGKRFSQKIHLGSHQKTHTGERPFPCTECEKRFRKKTHLIRHQRIHTGERPYQCAQCARSFTHKQHLVRHQRVHQAAGPARPSPDSSASPHSTAPSPTPSPPGPKPFACSDCGLSFGWKKNLATHQCLHRSDGRPFGCDECALGATVDAPAPEPLASAPGGPGCGPGSDPVAPQRAPSGERSFFCPDCGRGFAHGQHLARHRRVHTGERPFACTQCDRRFGSRPNLVAHSRAHSGARPFACAQCGRRFSRKSHLGRHQAVHTGSRPHACAVCARSFSSKTNLVRHQAIHTGSRPFSCPQCGKSFSRKTHLVRHQLIHGEAAHAAPDAALAAPAWSTPPEAAPPPLFF